In Alteromonas naphthalenivorans, one DNA window encodes the following:
- the gspF gene encoding type II secretion system inner membrane protein GspF encodes MAAFAYKAVNNRGRNANGVLEGDNARQVRQQLREKGLIPLEVEQVTERGKSDGKSGGFSFFKPRISASDLALLTRQMATLVESALPVEEALLAVAEQCEKPRQKNMMMAVRSKVVEGHGLADALSEFPSVFDDLYRAMVAAGEKSGHLDTVLNRLADYTERRQQTRSQITQALIYPSLMLFFAFGIVMLLLTVVVPKIVGQFDHMGQDLPGITQVLISVSTWLQNYGLILLVVVAILAVIIQRVLQQKKMKLRFHKVILKLPLIGKVSRGLNTARFARTLSILSASAVPLLESMRISGDVLENQHIKNQVADAAINVKEGSSLRAALDNTKIFPPMMMHMIASGEKSGELQQMLGRAADNQDREFEALVGVSLKVFEPLLIVSMAGIVLFIVMAILQPILALNNMVNI; translated from the coding sequence ATGGCCGCCTTCGCTTATAAAGCGGTAAATAACCGTGGCCGTAACGCAAATGGTGTACTGGAAGGCGATAATGCTCGCCAAGTGCGCCAGCAATTGCGTGAAAAAGGGCTCATTCCTTTAGAAGTAGAACAAGTTACCGAGCGCGGAAAAAGTGACGGTAAAAGTGGTGGTTTCTCGTTTTTTAAACCGAGAATTTCAGCCTCAGATCTGGCCCTGTTAACCCGTCAAATGGCCACCTTGGTAGAATCTGCCTTACCGGTAGAAGAAGCCTTACTGGCGGTTGCCGAGCAGTGTGAAAAGCCCCGTCAAAAGAACATGATGATGGCTGTTCGAAGCAAAGTGGTTGAAGGTCATGGTTTAGCCGATGCCTTGTCTGAATTTCCTAGTGTATTTGACGACTTATACCGCGCCATGGTGGCGGCAGGTGAAAAATCCGGTCACTTAGATACGGTACTTAATCGCCTTGCCGACTACACCGAACGACGCCAGCAAACTCGCAGTCAAATTACCCAAGCACTTATTTACCCATCGCTCATGCTGTTTTTCGCTTTCGGCATTGTGATGTTATTGCTGACGGTGGTTGTGCCTAAAATAGTGGGTCAATTCGACCATATGGGGCAAGACCTTCCAGGTATTACCCAAGTACTTATTTCGGTGAGTACTTGGCTACAAAATTACGGCCTTATCTTGCTGGTAGTAGTGGCTATTCTGGCGGTAATTATTCAGCGTGTGCTTCAGCAGAAAAAGATGAAGCTAAGGTTTCACAAAGTTATTTTGAAACTTCCGCTTATTGGCAAAGTGTCCCGCGGGCTTAATACCGCTCGCTTTGCACGTACCTTAAGTATATTAAGTGCCAGCGCCGTGCCTTTACTTGAATCTATGCGCATTTCTGGCGATGTACTTGAAAACCAGCATATAAAGAATCAGGTAGCCGATGCTGCCATTAATGTAAAAGAAGGGAGCAGCTTGCGCGCTGCGCTCGACAATACAAAAATTTTCCCGCCAATGATGATGCACATGATTGCATCGGGTGAAAAGTCTGGCGAATTACAGCAAATGCTTGGTCGCGCCGCCGATAACCAAGATAGGGAATTTGAAGCCCTTGTTGGTGTCTCACTAAAAGTATTTGAACCTCTACTTATCGTGTCGATGGCTGGCATAGTGCTGTTTATCGTAATGGCAATTTTGCAGCCTATTTTGGCCTTAAACAATATGGTGAATATCTGA